In the genome of Sporanaerobacter acetigenes DSM 13106, the window AGAATTCATGATATGAAAACACAAAGGACAGCTTCTGAAAGACCAAATAGCAATTTTACAATGATTAATCCTAAAAATGGAGAGGAATTTCCAGTTGATCCTAATGCAGTGTGGAGAATTACTGAAAAAGATTTTGATAAATATTATAAAGATAATCGTATAGTATTCCCTGGAGATTATGATTTTTTAAGAATAACGAACCCCAATATGAGATATTTTAAAGAAGATGATATGCTAAAAGATGGTGAGTTATTTGGTAGAGTTGCTTTTAGCACTAATCTACCGAGTGATGTTGGAATGTCAAAAGAGGGTACAGCAACTATTCAAGAATTATTTGGATATAAGGCTTTCGATAATCCAAAACCTCACCAATTAATATCATGGCTTATAGAAGCAGGTTCTGATGATGGTGATATAATCCTTGACTTCTTTTCAGGTTCTGCTACTACTGCACATTCAGTGATGGAGCTTAACGCAAATAATTATAATGAAAAAGGCAGAGGTAATCGCAAGTATATTATGGTTCAATTACCCGAAATTATAAAAAAGAACAAACCTGCATACGAAGCAGGATATCGTACTATTGATGAAATAGGTCGTGCTCGTATTGGAAAGACTGCAACTAAGATAAAAGAAGAAACAGGAGCAGATATTGATTATGGATATAAACTATACCGTTTAAATGAACCTTCAGATAAGACACTTGATAAAATAGTAGAATTTGATCCATATGAAACTCTTATTTTAGATGACATGACTAAAAGCTTTGAATTTGGTAATGTACCTGGCCGAGATACAATACTTGCAACTTGGATAAATATGGATGGATATGGCCTTGTTTCCCAAACGGGTAAAATACATTTACATCAATATGAAGCAGATATTATTGAAGATTCCTTGTATATCATAGACCCAGGACTTGCCACAGAAGATGTAATGGAGTTAATTAAAAAGATAGAAGATGGTTCTTTGAATATTTCTAGAATTGTCTTATATCCTTATTCCGTTGTATTCAATGTGGTACATGAATTGAAAAAGAATATTGTAAATTTAAGAAACAACAGAAATATCAATGTGATTGAGAGGTATTAATATGGATATACAATTAAAGCGATTACCTCATCAAATAGAATGCTTGAAAGCTATTACATCGGTTTTTGAAGATGTTCGTATTACGTCTAACAATCCCATCTATCAAAATCCAATTATTGATTTAAAAGATGATAGGATTATAGAAAATATTGATAGAATATGGGATGGCAAAGATTTAGACTTAAAACCAATACCAAAATCCATGAGAAGAAGGGTAGATGGTGAAATATTAGGTATTGATGCAAAACTTGAAACAGGTACAGGAAAAACCTATATCTATACAAGACTTATGTATGAATTACATAAAGAGTATGGATTCAATAAATATATTCTACTAGTACCATCTACCCCTATAAAAGAAGGTACCAGGAATTTTATAGAAGCGGATTACTCAATAAAACATTTTGCTGATTGTTACCCTTCTAGTACTTTGAAACTTAATGTACTAAATGCTCAAAAACCACAACGTTCAGGAAGAAAGATGTTTCCATCAAGTATATCTGAATTTACAAGAGGTAGTAGATTAGAGAGGAATAAAATCAATGTAATACTAATGTCTGATAGTATGCTATTGTCTAAAAAGACTATGGAAAGAGATGATTACGACCAGACCATATTTGGCTCTTATACACAACCCTATGAGGCTTTAAGAGAGACAAGGCCCATTGTTATTATAGATGAGCCCCATCGTTTTAAAAGAGAAAACAAGGCATTTAAATGCATAGAAGAAGAATTGAAACCACAATGTATTATTAGATTTGGAGCTACTTTTCCTGAAGACCCTGAAACCAAGGAAACTGATTATAACAATTTGGTTTATAATTTAGGGGCCTGTGAGGCCTTCAATGAAACTTTAGTTAAGGGAGTAGCTATTCAAACATTAGAAGATGCAAATGCAGATGATGGAAAAATTAAGCTAATGAATATGAGTTATAGACCACGTAAATGTATCTTTAGAGATGAAACTACTAAACAAAACTTCACAATGGAAGTTGGTGATTTCTTAAGCACTATAAATGATAAATTTGGTGGAATTTCTATTGAAGCCATTTGGCAGACTAATGATCCAAATATACCAAGGGGAGTAACTCTATCTAACGGGCAGATTTTGCAAAAAGGGGATATAATATATTCCTCTGTTTATGGTACAACCTATCAAGAACTAATGCTAAAACAAGCCATAGATAATCATTTTAAACATGAGAGGGAAAACTTCCTCAGGGGAAATAAGATTAAAACCTTGTCTCTATTTTTCATAGATAGCATTTATTCCTATCGTGGTGAGGACAATGATGGTACACTTAGGTTGAAATTTGAAGAAATGTTAGAAAAAAGGATTAAAGAGGAGATAAAAGATATAGAGTCTAGTGAAATCCATAGTCTAAGAATTCTAGAGTACAAGGAATATCTAGAAGCTTCATTAGAGGATATTAAGAAAACTAATGGTGGTTATTTTGCAGAAGATAATTCAACTAAGGATGAAGATATCCAAAATGAAGTAGACAAGATTTTACGAGACAAGAAATCTCTAATTTCATTTAAAAGTGAAACAGGAAAATGGAATACTATGAGGTTTATATTTTCGAAATGGACACTTAGAGAAGGGTGGGATAATCCCAATGTATTTCAAATTGCAAAATTAAGATCCAGTGGAAGTGAGATTAGCAAACTTCAAGAAGTAGGTAGAGGACTAAGACTTCCTGTAGATGAATATGGGCATCGAATGGAAGAAGAACAATTTTATCTAACCTACTTAGTAGACTATTCGGAGAAGTCCTTTGCAGAAAAACTGGTTTCTGAAATCAATGCTGACGCTAAGTTTTCAAACAATATAAGAGATTTAATTGGTAAGGTTGCTAAGGATAGAAATGTAGAAGAAAACAAACTATTTGGGGAACTTTTAATGGCAGGATTTGTTGATATGGATATGAATATCCTCCTAGAAAAACGAGATGAACTCTTAGAAAAATATCCTGAATTTAATATGGGACTTAAGCCAGACAAGGTTATCGATACTAGTAAGGGTAAAAGTTCCAAAGTAAAAATTCGACCAGAAAGGTTTAATGAAATAAAAGAACTTTGGAGTAAAATTAATCAAAAATACTATTTAGAATTAGAAGAAATATCTGATAAAGAATTGGAAAATGCAATTTTAGAAATTCTTGAATCGGGAGTATATGATAAAACAATAATATATGCTTCTGAAAGAAGGACAGAAAAAGGGAAAAATGAAGTAATTTTAAAAGAAGAAATTGCAGGTTATCATATTATCGATGAATTAATGCCCTATAATGAATTTTTAATAAGAGCTAATAAAGCTATGGGAGTGTCAATAGTAATACTTCATAAAGCAATTGTGGAATACTCAAAGAAAAATGGATTACAGAAGGATTTCTTTAACAAAATTACTTTACAAAACCTAATCGATGAATTTCAAGAATGGTTAGAAACAGCATTTTTAAAAAGATTTAGTTATAGGAAGATGGGAATAGAACCTAAAGAAACAGCCTTAACTGATATAAATGGAAAAGTTAAAGAATCCATTGTTCAAGGAAGTTTAGGAATTATGAAAGATGAAAGCGCTATAGTCCCCGAAAAATTTCTTTTTGATAGCTTTATATATGATTCACCAAAGGAGAGGGAAACCATTGCAAGAAGTGATATAGATGAGGTAATAGTATTTGGAAAGATACCAAGAAGAAGTATTCAAGTTCCCCTATACTATGGTGGTACAACTAGTCCAGATTTTATGTATGTGCTAAAGAAAAAAGATGGAGACTATGTGGTTAATTTTATTGTAGAGACTAAGGATATTCATAAGAAAAGTAGCCTTAGGGATGATGAGAATATGCGGATAGAATCAGCAAGGATATTTTTCAAAGCAATGCAAGAAGATGGTCTTAATGTATCATTTGAAAAGCAGATGAAGAGTGATGATATAGTTACTATGATTAAGAAATTGGTGGATTAAGTGAAGAAGGGGTGGATGGATTGAAGAGAACTGAAATAAAGATAAAAGGGAATATGTTCTCAGGGGTAAAAAAGCAAGGTAAATATATGTCAACTTCAGAAGTAATTAAAAGTTGGGATAATGGTACTACAGAGGTAATTGCTGAAGATATTAATGGGATAGGGTTAAGACCAGCCCAGTTTGGAGCACTGTCTGCAATTAGAGCACATTGGACAGTAAGTAATAAGGATGCTACAGTTGTAATGCCAACTGGAACAGGGAAAACAGAAACGATGATGACTGCCGTAGTAACGGAAAGGATTGAAAGGACCTTGGTTGTAGTTCCTTCTGCCTTATTACGTACCCAGGTATACGATAAATTTAAAACACTTGGAATTTTATATGATATTGGATATTTAAAAGATAGGGTAGTTCCACCTAATGTACTAAAATTAAATAGCAATATTAAGAACTTTGATGAATTTAGAAGGTATATTGAAAAATCAAACATTATAGTTACAACAATGGCACTATTATGTAAGATGCAGGAAGATTATAAAATATATTTATCAGACATGATTGACCTACTTATAGTAGATGAAAGCCATCATATTAGTGCAAAAACATGGATGGAAACAAAATCTTGGTTTTTAAGTAATAAAATAATTCAATTTACTGCAACTCCCTTTAGAGATGATGGTAAAAAAATTGATGGGGATATAATATATAATTTTCCCCTTCATTTGGCACAAAAACAAGGTTATTTTAAAAAAATAGAGTTTGAGCCAGTAGAAGAATTTGATGAGCTTAAAAGTGATAGAGAAATTGCTAAAAGGGCAGTATTTTTACTTCAAAAAGATCTAAGGGATGGATATGAACATTTACTCTTGGTAAGGGCCAAAACTATAGCTAGGGCTGAAGAATTATTTGATAATATCTATAACAGATATTATTCAGAATTTAAGCCTATATTAATAACCAATAGGCAAAGTGCTAAAGAGAAAAAAGAAAGAATGGAACAATTAAAATCTTTGGAATCTAAAATTTTGGTTTGTGTAGATATGTTTGGCGAGGGTATTGATATACCAAACTTAAAAATTGCGGCAATTCATGATAAATACAAGTCTATACCCATTACGCTACAATTTATAGGAAGGTTTGCAAGGACTGCTGAAAAACTGGGAGATGCGAAAATTGTAGCCAATATTGCTGACGATGATATTGTTGATGCAATTGAAGAATTATATGAAAAAGATACTGATTGGAATCAATTATTACCTTTAAAATCTAACGAATATATTGATAAAGAATTATCATTACAAAAGTTAATTAGGGGGTTTAGTTCAGAAGACTTAGAGGATGTAAGCTTATCCCAGTTAAAACCTAAAGTTAGTATGATTGCCTATCGCACAAATGATAAAAAATGGTACTGTGATAGGTGGATTAATATTTTTGACGAAAGTAAATGTAGATACTTTATAAATCGAGATGAAAAAATATTGATTATAATTGAACCTAGAGAGGTTAATATTGGGTGGACTAGTCAGCAAGATATTTTTAATATTGAATGGCATTTATATATAGTATACTGGAACAATGATAAGAATATTGTATTTTTAAACTCAACAGATAAGTCAAAAGGATATAGATTAATTAAAGAAATTTTTGATAATGAACCCATAACCATTAAATCTGAGAATGTATTTAGGAGTTTTTCAGGAATAAATAGACTAATGTTAGGAACTGTAGGTTTGAATTCTGGAATTGATGGACCAGTACGTTATAAGATGTTTGCAGGAATTGATGTGGGAGAAGGAATATCAGAGTCCCAAAAAGCAAATTGTTATAAATCTAATTTATTTGGAAATGGATATAATGGAAATGGGAAAGTTAGTATCGGTGCTTCCCACAAGGGAACCGTATGGTCGAGATGGGTTGAGAGTATTGATTACTGGAAAAATTGGTGTGATCAAACCATTGATAAAATCAATGATGATACAATTAATGTTGGCAAATTACTAGAGGGAGTATTAACACCAAAGCTTATTAGTAAGTTACCAGAATCACATCCTTACAGAATTGATTGGCCATTAGACTTTGATGTAAATATGGATAGAAGGATTATAATAGACACAGGTTTGTATGAAGTACCAATATATGAATTAGATATTAGATTAAAGAGTGTTAACCATAAAAATAATGATATTATTTTTATGGTTAAGGGTGAGCAATTTATAGAAGAATTTCGTTTATCAATATTAAAAGATAATTATTTTATTACAAGTGTATCTAATATGATGACTGAAATAAAGATAGGAAATTCAAAAAAACAATATCTTTATGAATTTTTTAAAGAAGAGCCACCAACGATTTGGTTTGCAGATGGTTCTTCTTTACAAGGAAATATTTTAGTGAGTATTCCCAAAAACCAAATAATAGAATTTCCTGAAAAAAATATTATTAGTTATGACTGGAACTTGCTAGGAGTAGATATAAGGTCAGAATCTCAACTTGATAAAACAACAAATCTTAAGAAGAAAAATTCAATTCAATATAAAGTTATAGAAAAACTAATTGAAGCAAATAAATATACTATCATATTTGATGATGATGGGAGTGGAGAAATAGCAGATATAGTTGCAATTAGTGAAGAAGATAATACTATTACAATGAATTTATTTCACTGTAAGTTTTCCCATGGAGATAAACCAGGGAGTAGGATAAATGATTTATATGAAGTGTGTGGCCAAGCTGAAAAATCTGTTAGTTGGAAACAAAAACCAATCGATTTGATTGACAGAATGAAGTATAGGGAAGTCTCAAGAAATAAGGAAAATAAACCTTCTCGTTTTGAAATTGGAGATCTACATGAATTATCAATAATTAGAAAAAAGATAATGCGACAAAAATCAAATATGAATATTTATATTGTTCAGCCTGGGGTAGATAGCGCTAAAATAACTCCTGATATGAATAGTTTATTAGCTACATCTCATTCATACTGTATGGATACATTTGGCATAGAACTGAAGCTAATATGTTCATAAATAACATTAATAATAGCATGAAATTGGAATCCAATTATCTAGATTATGAAAATTATTAGATAACATATAGGTGGAACTTATTATAGATTATGCATTATTATACAGTAATTGTAAAATACATGAATAAAACTTTTAAAATTGAATAAACTTTAGTTGAATCGATTAATATTTTGTGATATAATTTAAATTACAAAAGATCGATTAAAGACTGCGGGTGATTTACTGCCCTCAGTCTTTCTATTTTATATCGATATTTTATTTCATTTTTATATAAATTACTTATAGAATAAGGGTAACATTTTATTGATTTGGTGAATACTATATGATAAAATGATATTACAAAAGATCGATTAAAGACTGCGGGTGATTTTTCCCCTCAGTCTTTCTACATATTAGGGGTGAAATTGGATGGAAAAACAATTCTCTATATATAGTGAAAGGGTTGAAATTCTTAGAAAACGGAATATGAGTATTGATAATAGTAGTGAAGAGAAAATCCTTTTAAATAAATATAATTATTATAATTTGATTAATGGCTATAAAGACCCCTTTCTATATAAGGGGACAAGCCCAAATGAACGGTATATAACTGGGACACGCCTAAGTGAATTGGAGGCCTTGTTGAAATTTGATACTAGTTTAAGGCTTCTATTTTTAAGAGAAATTTTAAAGATAGAAGAAATTATAAAAAATCAAATAGTTCAGTCGTTTTATCATTATCATTTATATAAAGAACCTGGAAATACTGAAATAGAGCGTGTAAATCTGCATAGGGACAGTGAATATTTAAGAAGGAAATATTATGATCTTACTGATTTATATACTGTCTATACTAACAATAGTTATGGAGTTGTTAGTACTACTGTATCATTTAATCATCCTAGAAGAAATTGTACAAGGTGGGATAGGCAATCTACATATGATAATTATATAGCCACAGTATATAGAACCTTAGGTCAGCAAAGGAAAAATAAAAATGACTCAATTAAATCTTATTTGGAACAACATGGTTATATGCCAATGTGGATTTTAATGAATGTATTAACCTTTGGAAATGTAAGCCATTTATTCACTCTTCAAAAAAGAGATGTGCAAATGGATATAATTAATTCACTAAACTTAAATTCTACCCCATCAATTTCAGATGATTTATTAATTGTTAATACCTCAAGAATTTTACAGATTTTAAGTATATATAGAAATATTTGTGCCCATAATGAAAGATTTTATATTACAAAAATTAAAGTACCTATTGATGATATTTATATGAATTTTGGAAACAAACTTCCTAATACTGTAGATCCTACTTTAGGTAGACGATTAAATGACTCTCAAAGGAAAAAAAGGCTAAATGCAAGGCAAGGGGTCTATTCATTAATTTTTATAATTTCATTATTTATGAATAAAAAGGAATTAAATGATTTTATTATTGAAATTAGAAATGAATTTAAAAAACTTGAGGATAGATTAGGCACTATTCCTATAGATGAAATTGAAAGATTTATGGGCTTAAATTTTGATTGGAGCAGCTTGATTAAGAACTAAAGAGGAAGCTTAATGCTCCCTCTTCTGGTTAATTATAATTTAGTTTGACTTTTTAAACTTTTTATAGCCAATAGAAGGCTAATAGAACTTAAAACTAATAAAAGTATTAATACAAATATAATATATTTAATATTAATATTTCCATTTAAGATAATAAAACGTAGTGCATTAATTACATGGGTAAAAGGATTTAGTTTAACAAGAATAGAGAGTAATCCTCTAATTTCTTCTGTGGGAAATAAAGCACTACTAAGAAAAAATAATGGTAGTACTATGGCATTCATTACAGTCTCATAGATCATTTCATTTGGAAGAGTCAGGCTAATACTATATGAAATAGATGCCATAAAAAAGGCTGTCATAAAGATTAATAGTATTATAGAAATTATACTAGGTAGATTTAAAGGTATGATAATAGAGAATAATAGACTAATTAAGATCATTATTCCCACTTCAAAAAAGGAACATAATACACCTTCTAAAATCTGACCTAATACTATAGAATACCTTTTAACTGGTGCTATTAATATGCGGTAGAAACTTCCATTGTTTTTCATAATATAATTCATCATGCCACTACTACTGCATGTAGCAAAGATTACTAATACAATTAATCCAGGAAGGATAAAGGCTGTATAGTTTTCAATACCAGTATTCTTCATAGTTTCACCTGCAACAGTACTATAGAGAACCAGCCACAAAATAGGCTGCAAAATAGTAATAAATATTGTAAATAGATTATTAAATCTTAATTTTATATTTCTATAAAGTATAGTCATAGTATCCATTAGTTATTCACCTCTAAATCCTTATCAGTTAATTTTAAAAATACATCTTCTAATGAAGGTCTCCCTATTTCAATTCCATAAAAAGGTATATCATTATCTATTAAAAATCTTGTAGTCCTATTTAAATCAAATTTCCCATTATCTGTATCTATTAGAACTTTATCCTCTTTTAAAAATACCTGGGTTTTAGGATGTAATTTTTTTAATTCTTCTATATATTTTTTAGCTTTATCACCTTTAGAAAAACTTATCTTTAAAGTATCCTTGCCTAAAAAGCTACGTAATTCTAGAGGAGTACCTGTAATAATTTCTTTACCATCTTTCATAATACAGATGCTATCACTTAAAATATCAGCCTCTTCAAGATAATGGGTTGTAAGAAAAATAGTTGTATTAAAGTCACTACGAATAGTTTTCATCATATCCCACATAGCCATACGAGACTTAATGTCCATCCCTACAGTTGGCTCATCTAAAAATAAAATCTTAGGATTAGACATCATATTGAGAGCTATATCAAGCCTTCTTTTTACGCCACCAGAATAAGAGGATACAGGATAGCTTCTATATTCTTTAAGTCCAAAACTATCTATAAGTTTATCCATTCTACTAATGGCTATATCTTTTGGAACTTTATATAATCGGCTTTGAAATATCATATTTTCTTCTAGGGATAGATGAGTATCAATAGAAATTTGTTGTGCTACACAGGCTATATTAGATCTTATAGCTATTGGATTTTCATTGATATTTTCATCAAATATTTTAATACTACCAGAATCAGCTTCTAAATACGTTGTAAGTATTTTTATTAAAGTAGATTTACCGGCTCCATTTTCTCCAAGAAGTGAAAAAGTCTCTCCTTCTTTCACTTTTAAGTTAAAATTGTTCAAAGCCTTTACACCATTTTTATATGATTTATTTAAATCTTTTACCTCAATAGCATTCATTACTAATCCTCCAATATAGGAAATTGGATTTCAGTTATATATTTATTAGGATTTCCCCTTAAAATCATTCCAGGTCCTTTTATAAAAACTTCACGAAAAGGTGGAACTATTATTATTTCATTAGAATCAGCATATTTTTTTATAGCTTTATAGCCGTCTAAAAGACTTTTATAAGGGCCAATATGGGTTACACATAGAGCTTTTATTCTAGGTGTTAATTTTATCTCTATTCCATTAGCATTTGGTGTTTCTTCTGTTGGTACACATAATTCCATTTCACCTATTTTAGTCCTATGGTCCATATTTAGATAATTGAAAAATGGTGCACCATTAGTTTTTCCTCTTATAGATTTAAAGACATTTGGGAAAACCTTGTTAGCTTCAGTTACAACTCCACTATATTTCATATAGGCTACTCTTATAGGTTCAATTTCTTTAATTTCAACTTTATAATTCATAAATCAACTCTCCTTTTTATTTATTGATATCCACACTTCAGAGTGACCAGTTGTAGACGAATCTTTTAATATAGTGTATACTTCAACATCAGGAAGCCAACCATATTCATATCCAGAAAAGGGAAGCCATTCAGTATAAAATCTTCTAAACACCTTTTGAATATCTTTTTTAAAATTACCCTCATTTTCAAATACAACCCAATTAGACTTTGGAATAAAGCATTCATACATTCCTGTAGGAGTAGGTTTATCAGTTGGAACCCCAATGTAGTAATGTATATCTTTTGGATTTTTATATACACTAACTCCAAATATGCCCTTTGGTTTTTTATTATTTAAAGAACAAATCTTTTCAAAGATATTACTTTTTAAAGTTTCTTCCCAAAATAAAGGAACTTTTCTCTGATTAGAGTCTATATCTTCTATTAGTGGAGTACGAATACCTACAAGACGAATTTCTTTCTTTTCCTCTATATAGTAGGGCATAGGTTCATCTCCCATAATATTTATAGAAAACTTAATTCTTGGATATGCATTTAATACAGCTCCTTTCTTTTTAGCAGAACTTGGAGTTATATTGTGAACTCCTTTAAAAGCTCTGGTGAAAGAAGTTGGAGAACTATATCCATATTTCAAAGCTATATCTATAATCTTTTCATTTGTTCTTTGCAATTCAAACCCAGCCTGTGTCATTCTACGACGTCTTATATATTCAGATAAGCTAATACCAGCAATATATGAAAACATACGTTGAAAATAAAAGGTGGAACAACAGGCAATATTAGCACATTCATCATAAGATATTTCGCCATCAAGATTCTCTTCTATATAATCTATCGCATCACTTAGATTCTTTAACCAGTCCATTTTCTCACTCCTTAACTATAAGAATACAGCAATAATTTTTATTAAACCTTTCTTTTTATGTCCTCTTTTGTAAACTTTATCTTATTAAAAAATTAGTATCAACCCTTTAATATATTTATTAATCCTATTTCAATTTTTTAACCAGAAGAGAGAGCAAGTTAATGCTCCCTCTTCTGGTTAATTTCAGGTTCCTGCCATTGCATATAAGTCTCCAAATTGGATTTTAAAAAATTAAGCTGGGAGACTTTTTCTTTTTGTTTTTGATAATTCTGATAGGCCTTTTCTTTTAATTGTATTTGTTCTTTTAGATTCTTTTTCAAAACTGGAACAGAAACCAATAGATCCTCAGAAATTGAATCTCCTAATGCTTTTTTAGAAGCTTCAAAAAGGATTATTTCATCAGCATGTCCTTTATAAAAGGATTCTTTATCCTTCGTCATTTGCCAGGCATCATATATAGGTTTTAATCTATTATGGGTTTCTATATTCTTGATTTTCAAACTAATACTAGCAATATTATTTTCAATATTTTTAATATCAGTAGCCATATTTGTTAGTTCTAGATTTACCTTACCTATAGCACCATAGAGTTCATCTCTGGAATTAATTTGATGAATTGCCATCAAGTTTAATGTTTTAGCCATGCTTTTCAAATTATGTTGTTTTGCCCATATTTCATATCCCTTAAATTCTTGGGCCTTTGGGTTATTTTTTAAATCAATTATCCTACCTAAATTAGAATGATTTCTTGGGCTAGTGCCATGAGATTTAGACTTTATAGGATATTTTTCTTTTCTAGATACTCGGTTTTTGATTCTTTTCTTAATATTTTCCTCTGTATAATTTTCACCAATAGTCTTAGCTCTAGTGAATCTTTCCTGCTCCTTTGCTCTGAAGGAGATATATTTACCTTCCTTAATTTCGCATCCCATTTCTTTCATTAATCTGAGAAAATCTTCCCAATCATTAGCTCTTTTAATAGCATTATCAATAGAGTATTGGAGTCGTGCTTTCCAACTTTTTCCCCTTTTTCGTTCATGATATTCTTTATATGACTTACCTTTTTCTTTCCCTTGATTTTCAATAATGGATAGTCCATATTCCGTGCAGAGTTTATCACTAATATTGCGAATTTGATGGTAGGTTTTCTTATTAGAATTATAGGCATAGCCATCAGTAAAGCTGACATTATTAAATAATATATGGTTATGAATATGGCCTTTATCTATATGTGTTGTAAGTATATATTCATATTTTCCCTTGAGGGCCTCATCTATTAACCTTTTTCCAATTTCATGAGCTATCTCAGGTGTTAGTTTATCCTCTGGATTAAAAGATTGAATTAAATGCCTAGCTAAATTCTTAGTAGAACTATTCCATGATTGTCTAGTCATTTCAAATTCTAATGCAGCTGTTTGATGTCCACAGGCATGAGTGGAAATTAGAATTTCTTCGTCAGTTTTTTCAGGATTACAAATATATTCTATGCTTAAATCTAAGGTAGTTTTGATAGGATGGATTTTTGTAATTGCCATAATTCCTTCATCATCTCCTTAATTTCTTCTATATCTTCACTATAGATATTACTTGTGGAATTAACTCGTT includes:
- a CDS encoding site-specific DNA-methyltransferase, whose protein sequence is MIREKIKYNDTVKSNSREIMKLKKEFPGYFDKDGNFLIDRFTSMLSQEDVDIEREGYELQFLGKSYAKYITSTETTTVLTPDIEHNEKHENKDSENLYIVGDNLDVIKHLLNSYSGKIKCIYIDPPYNTGSDGFVYPDNFKFTKESLSNIIGIEEDEAERILNMAGKSTHSAWMTFMYPRLMLSRDLLSDDGVIFISIDDNEYANLKLICDEIFGEDNFIATIPWRKRTAKSDVPFGTSQDYDLILMVAKSEQTIAHVEGTPRRYYETDDLPGRPWRIHDMKTQRTASERPNSNFTMINPKNGEEFPVDPNAVWRITEKDFDKYYKDNRIVFPGDYDFLRITNPNMRYFKEDDMLKDGELFGRVAFSTNLPSDVGMSKEGTATIQELFGYKAFDNPKPHQLISWLIEAGSDDGDIILDFFSGSATTAHSVMELNANNYNEKGRGNRKYIMVQLPEIIKKNKPAYEAGYRTIDEIGRARIGKTATKIKEETGADIDYGYKLYRLNEPSDKTLDKIVEFDPYETLILDDMTKSFEFGNVPGRDTILATWINMDGYGLVSQTGKIHLHQYEADIIEDSLYIIDPGLATEDVMELIKKIEDGSLNISRIVLYPYSVVFNVVHELKKNIVNLRNNRNINVIERY
- a CDS encoding type III restriction-modification system endonuclease; translated protein: MDIQLKRLPHQIECLKAITSVFEDVRITSNNPIYQNPIIDLKDDRIIENIDRIWDGKDLDLKPIPKSMRRRVDGEILGIDAKLETGTGKTYIYTRLMYELHKEYGFNKYILLVPSTPIKEGTRNFIEADYSIKHFADCYPSSTLKLNVLNAQKPQRSGRKMFPSSISEFTRGSRLERNKINVILMSDSMLLSKKTMERDDYDQTIFGSYTQPYEALRETRPIVIIDEPHRFKRENKAFKCIEEELKPQCIIRFGATFPEDPETKETDYNNLVYNLGACEAFNETLVKGVAIQTLEDANADDGKIKLMNMSYRPRKCIFRDETTKQNFTMEVGDFLSTINDKFGGISIEAIWQTNDPNIPRGVTLSNGQILQKGDIIYSSVYGTTYQELMLKQAIDNHFKHERENFLRGNKIKTLSLFFIDSIYSYRGEDNDGTLRLKFEEMLEKRIKEEIKDIESSEIHSLRILEYKEYLEASLEDIKKTNGGYFAEDNSTKDEDIQNEVDKILRDKKSLISFKSETGKWNTMRFIFSKWTLREGWDNPNVFQIAKLRSSGSEISKLQEVGRGLRLPVDEYGHRMEEEQFYLTYLVDYSEKSFAEKLVSEINADAKFSNNIRDLIGKVAKDRNVEENKLFGELLMAGFVDMDMNILLEKRDELLEKYPEFNMGLKPDKVIDTSKGKSSKVKIRPERFNEIKELWSKINQKYYLELEEISDKELENAILEILESGVYDKTIIYASERRTEKGKNEVILKEEIAGYHIIDELMPYNEFLIRANKAMGVSIVILHKAIVEYSKKNGLQKDFFNKITLQNLIDEFQEWLETAFLKRFSYRKMGIEPKETALTDINGKVKESIVQGSLGIMKDESAIVPEKFLFDSFIYDSPKERETIARSDIDEVIVFGKIPRRSIQVPLYYGGTTSPDFMYVLKKKDGDYVVNFIVETKDIHKKSSLRDDENMRIESARIFFKAMQEDGLNVSFEKQMKSDDIVTMIKKLVD
- a CDS encoding DEAD/DEAH box helicase, whose amino-acid sequence is MKRTEIKIKGNMFSGVKKQGKYMSTSEVIKSWDNGTTEVIAEDINGIGLRPAQFGALSAIRAHWTVSNKDATVVMPTGTGKTETMMTAVVTERIERTLVVVPSALLRTQVYDKFKTLGILYDIGYLKDRVVPPNVLKLNSNIKNFDEFRRYIEKSNIIVTTMALLCKMQEDYKIYLSDMIDLLIVDESHHISAKTWMETKSWFLSNKIIQFTATPFRDDGKKIDGDIIYNFPLHLAQKQGYFKKIEFEPVEEFDELKSDREIAKRAVFLLQKDLRDGYEHLLLVRAKTIARAEELFDNIYNRYYSEFKPILITNRQSAKEKKERMEQLKSLESKILVCVDMFGEGIDIPNLKIAAIHDKYKSIPITLQFIGRFARTAEKLGDAKIVANIADDDIVDAIEELYEKDTDWNQLLPLKSNEYIDKELSLQKLIRGFSSEDLEDVSLSQLKPKVSMIAYRTNDKKWYCDRWINIFDESKCRYFINRDEKILIIIEPREVNIGWTSQQDIFNIEWHLYIVYWNNDKNIVFLNSTDKSKGYRLIKEIFDNEPITIKSENVFRSFSGINRLMLGTVGLNSGIDGPVRYKMFAGIDVGEGISESQKANCYKSNLFGNGYNGNGKVSIGASHKGTVWSRWVESIDYWKNWCDQTIDKINDDTINVGKLLEGVLTPKLISKLPESHPYRIDWPLDFDVNMDRRIIIDTGLYEVPIYELDIRLKSVNHKNNDIIFMVKGEQFIEEFRLSILKDNYFITSVSNMMTEIKIGNSKKQYLYEFFKEEPPTIWFADGSSLQGNILVSIPKNQIIEFPEKNIISYDWNLLGVDIRSESQLDKTTNLKKKNSIQYKVIEKLIEANKYTIIFDDDGSGEIADIVAISEEDNTITMNLFHCKFSHGDKPGSRINDLYEVCGQAEKSVSWKQKPIDLIDRMKYREVSRNKENKPSRFEIGDLHELSIIRKKIMRQKSNMNIYIVQPGVDSAKITPDMNSLLATSHSYCMDTFGIELKLICS